ttcctttacttgttgcacatgctctagcttcattgtaggaacaccgctatagcaaaagttatcacctttacatttcgttgcgctaaaacttgaaaaaggttaaaacttgccgtagcgccattcacccccccccccctcttgttcgctacgatccgttcagctTGTCTTTGAGGAAGGAGAGCAGCAAGGGAGCACGAGAGTGAAGGGTTCCACGCCCATGGACGGGGCAGTCATTGGCGAGCTGGCGGCTCAGGTGGCGAGGGCGCCACGCACCAAGTCCAAGTCTGGTGGCCTGACGCGCTTCAGCATGCGCGGGGCGACCGCCTCTGCGGAACCAGTGCTGCAGAGGGCGATTGCGCGCGCACAGAAGTAAACCCCAGGTACTTCATCTACTCCCACTCCCAAATCTCTCTCTAGGTTTGCGGTTCTCCCAAATGCTTCCGATGAACACCTGCTGGCAGTTGCCAAAGATAGCTGTATAGTGTTCCCTTCGGCTGCCGGCAACCCGGCCCCGCTGCTATCTATCATTAGAGCTAAGGAGTTGGCCCAAGCGGAGCTTGCGCTGGCCCGGGACAGGCTAGCAGCGGAGCAAGCTGCCGCGCGCGATGCGGAGGGGACGGAAGATCAGCAAAAACAAGAGGAGGCAATAGGGGTTGCCTCCCAAGATGCTGCGTTAGCACAAGAGAGTTCTGGGGGAAGGAAGAAGAATGTGGCTCTCACAGTGAGAAAGAAGAGAGTATGCGGAAAAAACTCAAAGGCTGGAACGCTAATCGGAAGGTCGAGGCAAACGCGGTCAAACTGGCGCTCTTGCAACAGATTAAGGGCCTTGACGAGAAAGCGGACTCGGTGGAGTTGGATGGTGAGGAATGGGCTTTCTGGTATCACCTTGAAGAGCAAATCCTCGCGATCTTTAGAGATGAAGGAGAATATTGGAGACAAAGGGAGAGAGTTCGGTGGATGCTCCAGGGAGATTCCAATACGGCGTACTTCCATGTTGTTGCCAATGGAAGACGCCGGAAGTGCTGCATTTTGAGGCTGACCACGAAGAATGGCCCGATTACAGACAAGAGACAGATCCAGGAGCATGTATACGACTTCTACCACCTTCTCTTGGGCTCCAGCGACACAAGGGTGTGCTCCTTGGACCCAGGGGCTTGGGAGGAGGGCGCCAGAGTTTCACCAGAGGAGAATGAGGAGGTCATGTGCACCTTCTCGTTAGAAGAACTGGACAATCTTGTCCAGGACATGAAATCTGACACGGCTCCTGGTCCAGATGGCCTACATGTCCAATTTTTCAAGAAATTATGGCCGCTGATCAGGATGGGAGTGCTGCATATTGTCAATGACTTTCTGTTGGGAAGAATCGACATCTCCAGGCTCAATTTTGGGGTCCTATCTTTGATTCCTAAAGTCCCGGGAGCGGACAACATCTCACAGTTCCGGCCTATAGCGCTTATCAACGTGATATTCAAGATGGTGTCAAAGGCGGTGGCCACCAAATTAGACCCTATTGCTAATAGGGTGATTAGCCCTAATCAAACATCGTTCATCAAGGGAAGGTTCATTTTGGATGGGATCCTGGCTTTGCATGAGGTTGTGCATGAGGTTAAAGCCAAAAGGGAGGCTCGTATCCTTCTCAAACTGGACTTTGAAAAAGCATACGACATGGTCAATTGGGATTTTTCTCAAGGAGGTCCTCAGATGCAAAGGTTTTGACTCTGGGGTAGTCCACCGTATCATGCATCTGGTCACTGGCGGAGAGACGGCGATTTCTATCAATGGCGAAGTCGGCCCATTCTTCAGGAACAAAAGGGGAGTCCGGCAAGGGGACCCGCTCTCCCCCTACTCTTTAATTTCATGGCAGAAGCCCTTTCCATCATCCTGACCAGAGCCAACGCTGCTGGGCACATTGCTGGGGTCGTGCCACATCTGATCCCTGGGGGAATCACTCACTTACAGTATGCAGACGATACAATTATCATGATCCAGGATGATGAGCAGCAGCTAGCCAACCTTAAGTTCATACTCATGTGTTTCGAGGACATGTCGGGCCTAAAAATCAACTATCACAAATCATAGGTGATTATCATGGGGAGATCACCGGAGAGACAACAGACGGTGGCGGACCAGCTGAATTGCAAATTGGGGGAGTTTGCATTCATTTACCTCGGGCTCCCAATATCGGATAGAGCGCTGACCATGGAACAATGGTTGTTCCTCGTCAGGAAGTTGGCTGCTAAAGTGGAACCGTGGTGGGGCAAGTTCATGTCGTCAGGGGGACGGCTGATCTTGTCCAACGCCTGTCTGGCCAACCTTCCAACATACGCGATGGGTCTCTTCCTGTTACAAGATGGTATTCATGCCAAGTTTGATTCACACAGAGCAAGATTCTACTGGGAAGGGGTGGGCCCTAAGAGGAAATTTCACCTGGTCAATTGCCCAACGGTTTGCAGGCCTAAGGATTGTGGGGGCCTGGTGATTGTCAACTCTAGGCTCATGAATGTGGCTCTTATGATGAAATGGGTTTGGAAGATGTATCAAGACGGCAACCAATTGTGGAGAGCCAAGTACGTTAACTCCGACGACATTTTTGCGGCGTCAGGACAGCGGGGCTCCCAATTTTGGCGCAGTCTCCACAAAATTAAGCATCTGTTTAAACTTGGCGCTAAACATTCCATCAGGAACGAACGCCGTACTAAGTTCTGGATGGATCGCTGGGCGGGGGAGGCGCCTCTAAAAGATAGGTTCCCATGCTTGTTCAACGTTGCGTGCTCACAAATGGATTCCGTGGCACAGGTGTGCGGCTCCACTGAGCCACTAAGATTTAGAAGACAGCTGGATCATGAGTTGGTCAGTGCCCCTGCAGAGCTGCAGTCATTCATCCAATCTACAGTGCTCTCCGAAGGTCGGGACAGGGTGTCCTGGCGCTTCGAGAGTGACGGGATTTTCTCAGTAAGGTCCATGTATGCGCGCCTGTCGCAAGGGGCGACCCTGGCGCATTTCAAGGATGGTTGGGCTGCCAAAGTCCCGCTTAAGATCCGCATCTTCGCGTGGCAGCTAGTCCTGGATCGGCTCCCATCTAGCGCCAACCTCATGTCGAGGCACGGCCCAGGCAACGACAACTTCTCTCTCTGTGGGGAAAGAGAGATGGCGGATCACATCTTCTTCACTTGTCCTCTGGCCGTGTTTTCCTGGAGCGTCTTAAGGCAGATTCTTCAGTGCAGCTGGTGCCCCGCCTCCTTCCCGCAATTCTTTGCGATAGTTGCCAATTTCGCGGGACGAGCGCGTAGAACTATTTGGTGCCTCTTCCTGGCACAATCCTGGGCTCTTTGGCTTATTAGAAACAAGCTTACCATGGAGGCTAAGCTCATTAGGCATCCAGCTGACATAAtctttaaaaccttgttttgcttGCAGCAGTGGCTCATCCTGGCGAAGCCTCTGGACCGTCCCTGGTTTAGATGGCTGATCTCCGAGCTCAGACGGGTGCACGCTATCCATCTTCCGGACGACGCCTGAAGCTTTATCTTCCTTGTTCATCCAGGGGGTGGATGTCGACCTTGTCTTCGCTCGCTCTTTGGCTGTCGGTCTGTTAGGGGAGGCCGACCCCAATTTATCTTTTCTATCATAGTATCTTggctaagctgtatgccgcagcaTGTAATGAATCGTTGTGAACCTgcagggctttattaatttaaagtcgggcactcagtgccttttatctaaaaaaaagctTTGGCTGCTTGCAAATGCGACCAGGGCAGATAAGGACTTGGGACATTTTGAACACTCTAGCCACGAATCTTTCTTCTTTCTCCGTAAAAAGCATTTTCTTTCTCTGCATGAAACTTCAACACTGCCCAGCTAGGATCGATGTAGAATCTTGGACAAAGACATGTCCTTCCTTGATACTTTTCCCCCCTTTCCATAACATTAGTGCAATAGAACAGTTGTGGCCACTGACCAGCACTGCTAATAGTATTAGTGACGCAGAATACTGTTGCGGGACGTAGATCGAACTAGTGGAAGTGTGATCGTTTCCCATGATCTACATAAGCACAAAACATGTGTATTCAAATTGTCCTCTTATTTTCGCTCTTGATTTTGCTCATGTAGGAGCTAGCCCCGTCAGCCCGTCTAGCTATTCGATACTGACCGGGCTTTGTCCTCGCATATTGGAAGTGGAAATAGCTATCGATCACCTGTGTATCGAGAGCTATCCTGCGATCGTGATCGACGATGTAACATCACTTGTTGCTTAGTGTTTGCCGCTTTGGGGTGACGTACGCGATTCAATGGCTGCATCCTTCTATCGAGCTTTGCTTGACGAACGTGTGATCTATAAACGAGTCCCGGCAGAAGATTTCCCTCTTCTCATCAGCTCACTGTGAGCGAGAGTGACAGTGCACACCACTGACCACTTCAATGGATTACTCCGCCTCCCTGCTCCGCCTCACCTTCCTCGCCCTCGGCGccgccctcgtcctcctcgtcgcccGCTCCGCCTTCCGCCTGCCACATGACATCGACGACACCGCCTCCATcttcgacgacggcgccggcTGCACCCGGTTCTCGCCGTGGGCCTGCGGACGCCAACGACGGACGGACACGGCGCCGAAGCCAAAGCCGTCGTCGCCGCCACGGCCGTCGCACGCGTCCGACGTGCCGCGCCACCCGCTCGACCCGCTCACGGTGACGGAGGTCAACCGCGCGCGCGAGCTCCTGCGCGCGCACCCGCCGTtcgcgtcgtcgccgtcgtccctGGCCGTGCACGAGCTCGCGCTCGACGAGCCGGAGAAGCCCGTCGTCCGGCGCTGGCGCAAGGGCGCGAGCGACGGGCTCCCGCCCCGCCGCGCCGTGGCCGTCGTCCGCTTCCGCGGCGAGTCCCATGTGCTCGCCGTCGACCTCGAATCCGGCGCGGTCACTCCTCTGCCTGCCCCCGCTTCCGGGTACCCGACGATGACCATGGACGAGCAGAGGGCCCTCTGCGCGGCGCCGTTCTCCGACCCGGCGTTCAACGCCAGCATCCGCCGCCGCGGCGTCCGCATGGGCGACGTGGCGTGCCTGCCCATCTCGCCGGGGTGGTACGGCCCCGCCGAGGACGGCGGCCGGCGGCTGATCAAGAGCCAGTGCTTCTCCACCGAGGGCACCGCCAACTTCTACATGCGTCCCATCGAGGGCCTCACCGTGCTGGTGGACATGGACACCGGGAAGGTCGTCCACATCTCCGACCGCGGCGCCAGCATCCCCATCCCCGCCGCCAAGAACACCGACTACCGCCGCGCCGCCGACGACGACCAGGAAGACGCCGGTAAAGAGAGCACGTTCGGGTACCAGACGGTGCGGGCGCCGTCGATGGAGCCTGCGCCGGAGGGCCCGGGGTTCGAGGTGGAGGACGGGCACACGGTGCGGTGGGccgggtgggagttccacctgaaGGCGGACGCGCGCGCCGGGATGATCGTCTCTCGCGCGGCGGTGCAGGACCCGTCCACCGGCGCGCGGCGGGAGGTGATGTACAAGGGCATGGCGTCGGAGCTGTTCGTGCCGTACATGGACCCGACGGAGGCGTGGTACTTCAAGACGTACATGGACGCCGGGGAGTACGGCTTCGGGCTGCAGGCCATGCCGCTGGTGCCGCTCAACGACTGCCCGCGCCACGCCAGGTACATGGACGGCgtgttcgtcgccgccgacgggCGGCCGTACGTGCGGGAGAACATGATCTGCGTCTTCGAGCGGTACGCCGGCGACATCGCGTGGCGACACTCCGAGAGCCCCATCACCGGCATGGACGTAAGTGCGCGCACACACACCTACCCTAGCTATCACTCCCTGCTAGCTTTGTTTTGTCTCGCCGTGCTACCATGCTTGGCGCCAAAGATGTCAGTCGTATGCTACACCTGACCTGCGAGTTTTGGCGCAACTTTGGGTGTGACAATCTGACAAGGATTGGTGAATATATTTTCAACACTAGGACGACGAGCCTAGGAAGAAGAATCTTGATTTCGTATATGCG
This region of Lolium perenne isolate Kyuss_39 chromosome 2, Kyuss_2.0, whole genome shotgun sequence genomic DNA includes:
- the LOC127331295 gene encoding amine oxidase [copper-containing] gamma 2 → MDYSASLLRLTFLALGAALVLLVARSAFRLPHDIDDTASIFDDGAGCTRFSPWACGRQRRTDTAPKPKPSSPPRPSHASDVPRHPLDPLTVTEVNRARELLRAHPPFASSPSSLAVHELALDEPEKPVVRRWRKGASDGLPPRRAVAVVRFRGESHVLAVDLESGAVTPLPAPASGYPTMTMDEQRALCAAPFSDPAFNASIRRRGVRMGDVACLPISPGWYGPAEDGGRRLIKSQCFSTEGTANFYMRPIEGLTVLVDMDTGKVVHISDRGASIPIPAAKNTDYRRAADDDQEDAGKESTFGYQTVRAPSMEPAPEGPGFEVEDGHTVRWAGWEFHLKADARAGMIVSRAAVQDPSTGARREVMYKGMASELFVPYMDPTEAWYFKTYMDAGEYGFGLQAMPLVPLNDCPRHARYMDGVFVAADGRPYVRENMICVFERYAGDIAWRHSESPITGMDIRESRPKVTLVARMAASVANYDYIMDWEFQMDGLIRIKVGLSGILMVKGTPYAHMNQVRQNEEMYGTLLSENVIGVIHDHYVTFRLDMDVDGADNSFVRVEMARQDTAPGESPRRSYLKATRHVASTENDAKIRMKLYEPAEFHVINPTKKTRVGNPVGYKVVPAGTAASLLDPEDPPQKRGAFTNNQIWVTPYNKSEEWAGGLFVYQSKGEDTLATWSERDRPIENKDIVLWYTLGFHHVPCQEDFPIMPTVSSSFDLKPVNFFESNPILRQRPTQVNDLPVCAATA